A genome region from Glycine max cultivar Williams 82 chromosome 5, Glycine_max_v4.0, whole genome shotgun sequence includes the following:
- the LOC100306206 gene encoding uncharacterized protein LOC100306206, producing MGLCSSVPRNANADMKLKLSFGSKSEKLVIHPSPIKGQQPQNGWSTTTFTDHGSKEEAFFDSKAWLDSDCEDDFYSVNGDFTPSRGTTPIHHTFGTPSRSRIPGSMAETSPEKKKKLLELFRESVKDDQVDGHGHKEVKPTIQDVLPKSAHCTPYLSEANSACSSERTMSEDRASIREKLVKSLQWCIPSLSSCRSFRERRRKTSPAIEVNGKH from the exons ATGGGTTTGTGTTCTTCGGTCCCCAGAAACGCTAACGCAGACATGAAGCTCAAACTCTCGTTCGGTTCCAAATCTGAGAAACTGGTGATTCATCCATCACCCATCAAGGGACAACAACCCCAAAATGGGTGGTCAACGACCACCTTCACCGACCATG GTAGCAAAGAGGAAGCCTTTTTTGATTCCAAGGCCTGGTTAGACTCGGATTGTGAAGATGATTTCTATAGTGTCAATGGTG ACTTTACACCATCTCGAGGGACCACACCAATTCACCACACTTTTGGAACCCCTTCTAGGAGTAGAATTCCTGGCTCTATGGCGGAAACATccccagaaaagaaaaagaaattgttaGAGCTTTTCCGCGAAAGTGTCAAAGATGACCAAGTTGATGGCCATGGACACAAAGAAGTCAAACCCACTATCCAAGATGTTTTACCAAAATCTGCACATTGCACTCCTTATCTCTCAGAGGCTAACTCTGCTTGTAGTAGTGAAAGGACCATGAGTGAGGATCGTGCATCCATTAGAGAGAAATTAGTAAAGTCTTTGCAGTGGTGCATTCCAAGCTTGTCTTCATGCCGAAGCTTTCGCGAGAGGAGGAGGAAGACAAGTCCTGCAATAGAAGTAAATGGAAAGCATTGA